The following are encoded in a window of Catharus ustulatus isolate bCatUst1 chromosome Z unlocalized genomic scaffold, bCatUst1.pri.v2 scaffold_29_arrow_ctg1, whole genome shotgun sequence genomic DNA:
- the MARCHF3 gene encoding E3 ubiquitin-protein ligase MARCHF3 isoform X2: MRTNRCSHLPGVSPECPRPPAPDGKSLPGSSGGLTTSCPPQYVMQVSSKDGQLLSSVVRTLAVQSPFNDRPICRICHEGSSHEELLSPCECTGTLGTIHRSCLEHWLSSSNTSYCELCHFRFAVERKPRPLVEWLRNPGPQHEKRTLFGDMVCFLFITPLATVSGWLCLRGAVDHLHFSSRLEAVGLIALTVALFTIYLFWTLVSFRYHCRLYHEWRRNNQRVMLLIPKSANVPSTQQSLLGLQPLKRSSKETIV, translated from the exons ATGAGGACGAACCGCTGCAGCCACCTGcctggagtgtccccagagtgccCACGCCCTCCGGCCCCTGATGGCAAGAGCCTGCCCGGCAGCAGTGGGGGCCTGACCACCAGCTGTCCCCCCCAGTATGTCATGCAGGTGTCCTCCAAGGATGGGCAGCTCCTCTCGTCTGTCGTGCGCACCCTTGCCGTGCAGAG ccccttcAATGACCGGCCCATCTGTAGGATCTGCCACGAGGGCAGCAGCCACgaggagctgctgtccccctgTGAGTGCACGGGGACACTGGGCACCATCCACCGCAGCTGCCTGGAGCACTGGCTGTCCTCCTCCAACACCAGCTACTGCGAGCTCTGCCACTTCAGGTTTGCAGTGGAACGCAAGCCCAGGCCACTGGTGGAG TGGCTGAGGAACCCTGGCCCCCAGCACGAAAAGAGGACTCTCTTTGGGGACATGGTGTGCTTCTTGTTCATCACCCCGCTGGCTACAGTGTCCGGGTGGCTGTGCCTGCGCGGAGCCGTGGACCACCTGCACTTTAGCAGTAGGCTGGAAGCTGTCGGCCTCATTGCACTCACTGTGGCACTCTTCACTATTTACCTCTTTTGGACGCTG GTGTCCTTCAGGTACCACTGCCGGCTGTACCACGAGTGGCGTCGGAACAATCAGCGGGTGATGCTGCTCATCCCAAAATCTGCCAATGTCCCCTCCACCCAGCAGTCCCTGCTGGGCCTGCAGCCCCTCAAAAGAAGCTCCAAGGAGACAATCGTGTGA
- the MARCHF3 gene encoding E3 ubiquitin-protein ligase MARCHF3 isoform X3 produces the protein MRTNRCSHLPGVSPECPRPPAPDGKSLPGSSGGLTTSCPPQYVMQVSSKDGQLLSSVVRTLAVQSSPFNDRPICRICHEGSSHEELLSPCECTGTLGTIHRSCLEHWLSSSNTSYCELCHFRFAVERKPRPLVEWLRNPGPQHEKRTLFGDMVCFLFITPLATVSGWLCLRGAVDHLHFSSRLEAVGLIALTVALFTIYLFWTLGIHLSRCWGVFSLLPTPSGFCCS, from the exons ATGAGGACGAACCGCTGCAGCCACCTGcctggagtgtccccagagtgccCACGCCCTCCGGCCCCTGATGGCAAGAGCCTGCCCGGCAGCAGTGGGGGCCTGACCACCAGCTGTCCCCCCCAGTATGTCATGCAGGTGTCCTCCAAGGATGGGCAGCTCCTCTCGTCTGTCGTGCGCACCCTTGCCGTGCAGAG cagccccttcAATGACCGGCCCATCTGTAGGATCTGCCACGAGGGCAGCAGCCACgaggagctgctgtccccctgTGAGTGCACGGGGACACTGGGCACCATCCACCGCAGCTGCCTGGAGCACTGGCTGTCCTCCTCCAACACCAGCTACTGCGAGCTCTGCCACTTCAGGTTTGCAGTGGAACGCAAGCCCAGGCCACTGGTGGAG TGGCTGAGGAACCCTGGCCCCCAGCACGAAAAGAGGACTCTCTTTGGGGACATGGTGTGCTTCTTGTTCATCACCCCGCTGGCTACAGTGTCCGGGTGGCTGTGCCTGCGCGGAGCCGTGGACCACCTGCACTTTAGCAGTAGGCTGGAAGCTGTCGGCCTCATTGCACTCACTGTGGCACTCTTCACTATTTACCTCTTTTGGACGCTG GGCATCCACCTTTCCAGATGTTGGGGTGTTTTTAGCCTCCTCCCTACTCCAAGtggtttctgctgctcctga
- the MARCHF3 gene encoding E3 ubiquitin-protein ligase MARCHF3 isoform X1, whose amino-acid sequence MRTNRCSHLPGVSPECPRPPAPDGKSLPGSSGGLTTSCPPQYVMQVSSKDGQLLSSVVRTLAVQSSPFNDRPICRICHEGSSHEELLSPCECTGTLGTIHRSCLEHWLSSSNTSYCELCHFRFAVERKPRPLVEWLRNPGPQHEKRTLFGDMVCFLFITPLATVSGWLCLRGAVDHLHFSSRLEAVGLIALTVALFTIYLFWTLVSFRYHCRLYHEWRRNNQRVMLLIPKSANVPSTQQSLLGLQPLKRSSKETIV is encoded by the exons ATGAGGACGAACCGCTGCAGCCACCTGcctggagtgtccccagagtgccCACGCCCTCCGGCCCCTGATGGCAAGAGCCTGCCCGGCAGCAGTGGGGGCCTGACCACCAGCTGTCCCCCCCAGTATGTCATGCAGGTGTCCTCCAAGGATGGGCAGCTCCTCTCGTCTGTCGTGCGCACCCTTGCCGTGCAGAG cagccccttcAATGACCGGCCCATCTGTAGGATCTGCCACGAGGGCAGCAGCCACgaggagctgctgtccccctgTGAGTGCACGGGGACACTGGGCACCATCCACCGCAGCTGCCTGGAGCACTGGCTGTCCTCCTCCAACACCAGCTACTGCGAGCTCTGCCACTTCAGGTTTGCAGTGGAACGCAAGCCCAGGCCACTGGTGGAG TGGCTGAGGAACCCTGGCCCCCAGCACGAAAAGAGGACTCTCTTTGGGGACATGGTGTGCTTCTTGTTCATCACCCCGCTGGCTACAGTGTCCGGGTGGCTGTGCCTGCGCGGAGCCGTGGACCACCTGCACTTTAGCAGTAGGCTGGAAGCTGTCGGCCTCATTGCACTCACTGTGGCACTCTTCACTATTTACCTCTTTTGGACGCTG GTGTCCTTCAGGTACCACTGCCGGCTGTACCACGAGTGGCGTCGGAACAATCAGCGGGTGATGCTGCTCATCCCAAAATCTGCCAATGTCCCCTCCACCCAGCAGTCCCTGCTGGGCCTGCAGCCCCTCAAAAGAAGCTCCAAGGAGACAATCGTGTGA
- the MARCHF3 gene encoding E3 ubiquitin-protein ligase MARCHF3 isoform X4, which produces MRTNRCSHLPGVSPECPRPPAPDGKSLPGSSGGLTTSCPPQYVMQVSSKDGQLLSSVVRTLAVQSSPFNDRPICRICHEGSSHEELLSPCECTGTLGTIHRSCLEHWLSSSNTSYCELCHFRFAVERKPRPLVEWLRNPGPQHEKRTLFGDMVCFLFITPLATVSGWLCLRGAVDHLHFSSRLEAVGLIALTVALFTIYLFWTLVNNYLE; this is translated from the exons ATGAGGACGAACCGCTGCAGCCACCTGcctggagtgtccccagagtgccCACGCCCTCCGGCCCCTGATGGCAAGAGCCTGCCCGGCAGCAGTGGGGGCCTGACCACCAGCTGTCCCCCCCAGTATGTCATGCAGGTGTCCTCCAAGGATGGGCAGCTCCTCTCGTCTGTCGTGCGCACCCTTGCCGTGCAGAG cagccccttcAATGACCGGCCCATCTGTAGGATCTGCCACGAGGGCAGCAGCCACgaggagctgctgtccccctgTGAGTGCACGGGGACACTGGGCACCATCCACCGCAGCTGCCTGGAGCACTGGCTGTCCTCCTCCAACACCAGCTACTGCGAGCTCTGCCACTTCAGGTTTGCAGTGGAACGCAAGCCCAGGCCACTGGTGGAG TGGCTGAGGAACCCTGGCCCCCAGCACGAAAAGAGGACTCTCTTTGGGGACATGGTGTGCTTCTTGTTCATCACCCCGCTGGCTACAGTGTCCGGGTGGCTGTGCCTGCGCGGAGCCGTGGACCACCTGCACTTTAGCAGTAGGCTGGAAGCTGTCGGCCTCATTGCACTCACTGTGGCACTCTTCACTATTTACCTCTTTTGGACGCTG GTAAATAACTATTTGGAATGA